From the genome of Amycolatopsis granulosa:
GGCGTGTGTCCCAGCGGCCGCGGTCCTGCTCGGCCAGCGGCACCAGGCTCCCGTCGGGCGCGGTCCGGCTCGCCCGCCGCGCGTGGTGGAGCAGCATGAGAGCGAGCAACCCCGCCACCTCCGGATGGTCGATCACGGCCGCCAGCTGCCGGGTCAGCCGGATCGCCTCGGCCGCGAGGTCGACGTCGCCGGAATAGCCCTCATTGAACACCAGGTACAGCACCCGCAGCACGGTCGCGACGTCACCCGGCTGGTCGAACCGCACCCGGGACACGGTCCGCTTGGCGCGGCTGATCCGCTGCGCCATCGTCGCCTCGGGCACCAGGTACGCCTGCGCGATCTGACGGGTGGTGAGCCCGCCGACGGCCCGCAGCGTGAGGGCGACCGCGGACGAGGGCGTCAGTGACGGGTGCGCGCACAGGAAGTACAGGTGCAGGGTGTCGTCCACCGCGACGTGATCGGGCACCGGCTCGTCGGCGACGGCCTCCTCCCGCCGCCGTCGCGCGGCCTCCGCCCGGGTGGCGTCCAGGAACTTCCGCCACGCGACGGTGACCAGCCACCCTTTGGGGTCACGTGGCGGGTCGGCCGGCCACACCCGCAGCGCCTCGACCAGCGCGTCCTGCACGGCGTCCTCGGCGGCCGCGAACTCGGCTCCCCGGCGGACGAGGATCCCGAGCACACCGGGCGTGAGGCTGCGGAGCAGCGTCTCGTCCCTCGGCGTGGTCATTCGCCGAGGGTGGGCGGCTCGGTCAGGAGGGGACGCAGTT
Proteins encoded in this window:
- a CDS encoding RNA polymerase sigma factor; protein product: MTTPRDETLLRSLTPGVLGILVRRGAEFAAAEDAVQDALVEALRVWPADPPRDPKGWLVTVAWRKFLDATRAEAARRRREEAVADEPVPDHVAVDDTLHLYFLCAHPSLTPSSAVALTLRAVGGLTTRQIAQAYLVPEATMAQRISRAKRTVSRVRFDQPGDVATVLRVLYLVFNEGYSGDVDLAAEAIRLTRQLAAVIDHPEVAGLLALMLLHHARRASRTAPDGSLVPLAEQDRGRWDTRLIAEGVEILQAALARDQLGEFQAQAAIAALHADAPTAAETDWVQIVEWYDELVRLTGSPVVRLNRAVAVGEADGARAGLAELAQLDPGLPRYPAVAAYLHERDGDLSRAAVLYAEAARQAPTLAERDHLVRQAARLNARG